The Radiobacillus deserti genomic interval GTCAGGAGCTTTCTATAACAAAGGGCAAAAAAAGAAGCAGTCCGTAATTATAGACTGCTTCCTGGTTAACGACTTAAATGATGGTTTTGACGGAGTGCTTTTACAATAGATTCCTGTGGTGTTACGAAAAGTGTTTTTTGATTATCATAGGTAACGAATCCAGGCTTTGCCCCGTTTGGTTTTTTAACGTGCCTGATACGTGTATAGTCAACAGGAACCGAAGAAGAATGCTTGGACTTACTAAAGCTTGCTGCTAGATGGGCTGCTTCCAATAAGGTTTCCTCACTCGGGTTAGCATCTCGTATAACGACGTGAGAGCCAGGTATATCCTTTGTGTGTAACCAAATGTCATCTCGAGCGGCTAGTCGATTTGTTAAATATTCGTTTTGTTTATTGTTTTTACCGACTAAGATTTGTGTACCGTCTGAAGATCGGAACATTTCTGGCTCTGGCTTTGTCGACTTATTTGATTTCTTTTTATGATGACTTTTCGTTTTTAAATATCCTTGTTCTCGGAGCTCTTCACGAATTTCGTCGATGTCTTGCTCGCGAGCGCCTTCAATTTGCTGCAATAAGTCTTCTAAATATTGATTCTCTTCCTTTGCTTTCTCAATTTCTTGTACAACCATTTGCTTCGATTTTTTTAATTTTTGATAGGTGCGAAAATAAGTTTGTGCGTTTTCGCTTGGTGTTTTGTTTGGGTTCAGTTCAATTTCAATTTCTTGTTGCTCTGGGTCGTAATAATCCACAACCTTTGCTGATTTGGCACCTGCTTTCATCGTGTGCATATTGGCAGTTAACAGTTCCCCGAATCGCTGAAACTCATCTGCTTTTTCCGCTTTTTTTAATGTTTGATGATGCTTCTTAATCTTACGTTCGTTCTTATCTAATTCGTTTTTTAAGAAACGGTATAGATCGCCGGCTTGTTGTTTAACGCGATCTCGTTCTGCTTTCCCTGAATAATAATAATCGAGCATCTCACTGATCGAAGGAAATGTATTTTTCTGGTCCGTTAAATGAGATAGATTCAGAACATGAAAGACCTCTTTTTGTTCTTGATAAATCGTAGGTGAATAGGCGCGATTTTGAACAATTGTTTGTAGCTCTTCAAATGCCTGTTGATAAGCATCTTTAGAGCTGAGATGAGCCTTATATACAATTTCTTTTGCGACGAGAGGGGAAATTCCCATAAATTGTTGAACTATCTGTTGATCCAATTTCCCTGCGTTAAAATCAAGCGCCTTAACAAATGTTTCAGGTTCTATCGAAAAAGGATTTCGCTTTCCTTGATCAGGTGGAAGTATATAGATTTGACCAGGCATAATGGTGCGAACACGGTTCACAGTTGGTGGAATATGCTTAATGCTGTCTAGTATGTGACCTTTATCCTTATCAATCAAAAGAATGTTACTATGCTTTCCCATCACTTCAATAATCAGTATTTTGTTCGTTTCATCTCCAATTTCATTCTTCCCTTTAAAATGAAACTCTACAATTCGTTCGTTTTCATATTGGGATACGTTTTCCACGAAGTGACCAAGTAAATGCTTACGAAGAAGCATACAAAACATTGGGGGTTCTTTTGGATTTTGGTACGTATCCTTTGTTAAATGAAACCGAGCGTAGCTCGGATGAGCAGATAATAATAATTGATGATTTTGACCTTGGCTTCTTATAACAAAGATTAATTCTGTTTCTGTTGGTTGGTATATTTTCATCACTCTACCAGTGTTTAGTTGATCATTTAATTCTTGCGCAATTGCACGTGTTACAATTCCATCAAATGCCATGACAGTTCACCTCGTTTCGTCATTATAGCATGTTTTAAGCGAATATGAATACATCTCTGGTCTGATAAAGAAATCAATCCTTGATGCTATAATTATAGGAATTCAATATGTTATTTGTTATGATAGTATAGAGAATGTCCATGACTAGGATGTTCTAGTCATGGTATAAGGAGTATAGAAAATGGGTGTGGTGTAGATGGTACAAAGTATGACGGGATATGGTCGTGATGAACAACAGGTTCATGATACGAGGGTTTCCGTTGAGGTTCGGAGTGTCAATCATCGTTTCCTAGACATATCCAATAAGATGCCTAAATCATTTTTAGTTGTAGAGGATAAGGTTAAAAAAATCGTCCAATCCTATTTCCAACGTGGAAGAATAGATTTATTCATTTCAATAGAAGGAATGGGGTTTATAGAACGCAACTTACAGGTGGACTGGAATTTGTTGAATCAATACATAGAGAAATCGAAGGAATTAAAAGATAAATACGGACTCCAAGGCGACATCTCCGTGGACCGTTTAACGTCATTAGAAGGTGCATTTGAAATTGTTGAAAAAGAACAAAGTCAAGATGTACTATTCGACGTAGTGTTAAGATCGGTATCCAATGCATGTGAACAAGTGAAGAATATGCGTGAGATAGAAGGGCAAGAATTAATAGAGGATATGAAAACTAGAGTCCTCTTTATTCAGGAAACGGTTAAGAAGTTAACGGAAAGAAGACATGTTGTCATCGAGGAGCATCGTAGTCGTATTCAAAAACGGTTGCAAGAATTTATTACAGAAGATATAGCGGACGATTCTCGTATCGTCCAAGAAGTCGCCTTACTTGCTGAAAAAGGAGATATTACCGAAGAGCTAACGAGACTTAGTAGCCATTGCGTTCAATTTTTTGATACGTTAGAACAAGAGAGTGCAATTGGGAGGAAACTAGATTTTATCCTCCAAGAAATGCATAGGGAAATCAACACGATTGGTTCCAAGTCAACGGATGTTCAGATTAGCCATTGGATAGTGTTATTAAAGAGTGAAGTAGAAAAAATAAAAGAACAAGTGCAAAATATAGAATAAATCATTGAGTTTTTGTCTCTCATTTCCTTATACTATAAGAAGATGTTTGTAGAAAAAGATTCTCGACAAGTATGAATCTTTGAAACGGAAGAGATTTATCTATAGAATAGAAGCATTAGGCAATTAGCCAAGGGGGAGTAACTATGAGCTTACGGTTAATCAATATTGGATTTGGAAACGTAGTATCTGCAAATCGTATTATATCCATTGTATCACCTGAATCAGCTCCCATTAAACGAATCATTACGGTAGCTAGAGATAATAATAAACTGGTAGATGCTACATATGGCCGACGTACTCGTGCGGTCATTATTACAGACAGTGATCACGTTGTATTATCTGCGGTGCAACCAGAAACTGTCGGGCAGCGTGTCATTAGCCATGACGAGATTTCTGATGAATAGGTAGGAGGAAGAATCATTGATTGAAAAGAAAGGAATATTGTTCGTTTTATCTGGCCCATCCGGTGTAGGAAAAGGAACAGTGAGAAAAGCGCTTTTTGAGAAATCTACAGATTTAAAATATTCGACTTCCATGACTACCCGAAATAGCCGAGAAGGTGAAGTAGATGGGGTGGACTACTTCTTTAAGTCAAAAGAAGAGTTCGAATCCATGATTGAACAAAATCAGTTATTGGAATACGCCGAATATGTAGGGAACTATTACGGAACACCACGAGAGTATGTGGAGAAAACGTTACAAGAAGGAAAAGATGTATTTCTGGAAATTGAAGTACAAGGAGCCCTTCAAGTAAAGAAAAATTTTCCACAAGGTGTATTCATCTTTCTCTTCCCGCCTAGTTTAGAAGAGTTGAAAAACCGAATTATCAATAGAGGAACGGAAACGGAAGATTTAGTCCGGAATCGATTGCTCGCAGCAAAAGCAGAAATAGAAATGATGGATGCGTATGATTACGTAGTCGTTAATGATAAAATCGAATTAGCAGTAGATAAAATACAAGCAATCGTTCAAAGTGAACACTGTAAACGGGAACGAGTTGCACAAG includes:
- a CDS encoding Rqc2 family fibronectin-binding protein; the protein is MAFDGIVTRAIAQELNDQLNTGRVMKIYQPTETELIFVIRSQGQNHQLLLSAHPSYARFHLTKDTYQNPKEPPMFCMLLRKHLLGHFVENVSQYENERIVEFHFKGKNEIGDETNKILIIEVMGKHSNILLIDKDKGHILDSIKHIPPTVNRVRTIMPGQIYILPPDQGKRNPFSIEPETFVKALDFNAGKLDQQIVQQFMGISPLVAKEIVYKAHLSSKDAYQQAFEELQTIVQNRAYSPTIYQEQKEVFHVLNLSHLTDQKNTFPSISEMLDYYYSGKAERDRVKQQAGDLYRFLKNELDKNERKIKKHHQTLKKAEKADEFQRFGELLTANMHTMKAGAKSAKVVDYYDPEQQEIEIELNPNKTPSENAQTYFRTYQKLKKSKQMVVQEIEKAKEENQYLEDLLQQIEGAREQDIDEIREELREQGYLKTKSHHKKKSNKSTKPEPEMFRSSDGTQILVGKNNKQNEYLTNRLAARDDIWLHTKDIPGSHVVIRDANPSEETLLEAAHLAASFSKSKHSSSVPVDYTRIRHVKKPNGAKPGFVTYDNQKTLFVTPQESIVKALRQNHHLSR
- the remA gene encoding extracellular matrix/biofilm regulator RemA; its protein translation is MSLRLINIGFGNVVSANRIISIVSPESAPIKRIITVARDNNKLVDATYGRRTRAVIITDSDHVVLSAVQPETVGQRVISHDEISDE
- a CDS encoding YicC/YloC family endoribonuclease gives rise to the protein MVQSMTGYGRDEQQVHDTRVSVEVRSVNHRFLDISNKMPKSFLVVEDKVKKIVQSYFQRGRIDLFISIEGMGFIERNLQVDWNLLNQYIEKSKELKDKYGLQGDISVDRLTSLEGAFEIVEKEQSQDVLFDVVLRSVSNACEQVKNMREIEGQELIEDMKTRVLFIQETVKKLTERRHVVIEEHRSRIQKRLQEFITEDIADDSRIVQEVALLAEKGDITEELTRLSSHCVQFFDTLEQESAIGRKLDFILQEMHREINTIGSKSTDVQISHWIVLLKSEVEKIKEQVQNIE
- the gmk gene encoding guanylate kinase — its product is MIEKKGILFVLSGPSGVGKGTVRKALFEKSTDLKYSTSMTTRNSREGEVDGVDYFFKSKEEFESMIEQNQLLEYAEYVGNYYGTPREYVEKTLQEGKDVFLEIEVQGALQVKKNFPQGVFIFLFPPSLEELKNRIINRGTETEDLVRNRLLAAKAEIEMMDAYDYVVVNDKIELAVDKIQAIVQSEHCKRERVAQEYKKALEADFS